The Staphylococcus sp. KG4-3 genome has a window encoding:
- a CDS encoding 2-dehydropantoate 2-reductase N-terminal domain-containing protein has translation MNILIYGAGVQGQYLAHVLNQPENNITLLARGQNYKYLNNRGVVLNHYLQNKRTTDYFNYVSKLGKNDNYDIIFVTMKYSDFYSIVPSIAQNISTNIIFIGNNTDPHKLRQTVLRQSITHKNISFGFLMTGGNRGESATTVIRFNAGELKVSHLNGIIPFHNKLDAIFKNSSIKLTYETRFEDWLMSHAAMIIPLNAGISLKNKYKENQKQLLSNIIKSYNELHLLIEHSNYNIVPKLQSTLFKNFKCLAYPLLKLIINIKIMNQIQGSNSEINALYKDIKLLNKQTALTTNYLDEMIIEAR, from the coding sequence ATGAATATTCTTATTTATGGCGCTGGGGTACAAGGACAATATTTAGCACATGTATTAAATCAACCAGAAAATAACATAACATTATTAGCTAGAGGTCAAAATTATAAATACTTAAATAACAGAGGAGTTGTGTTGAACCATTATTTACAAAATAAAAGAACTACAGATTACTTTAACTATGTAAGTAAGTTAGGTAAGAATGATAACTATGATATTATCTTTGTAACAATGAAGTATTCAGATTTTTACTCAATTGTACCTTCAATAGCTCAAAATATAAGCACCAATATTATTTTTATAGGTAATAACACCGACCCTCATAAGCTTCGTCAAACAGTACTTCGCCAATCAATTACACATAAAAATATATCTTTTGGTTTTCTAATGACTGGAGGAAATAGGGGGGAAAGTGCAACAACTGTTATTCGATTTAATGCAGGGGAATTAAAAGTAAGCCATCTTAACGGGATAATACCATTTCATAATAAACTTGATGCAATTTTTAAAAATTCATCTATAAAATTAACTTATGAAACAAGATTCGAAGATTGGTTAATGTCACATGCCGCAATGATAATACCTCTAAATGCAGGGATATCATTGAAAAATAAATATAAAGAAAATCAAAAACAACTTCTTAGTAATATTATTAAGTCATATAATGAATTACATTTATTAATTGAGCATAGTAACTATAATATTGTCCCAAAATTACAGTCAACGCTTTTTAAGAATTTTAAATGTCTTGCTTATCCACTATTAAAATTAATTATTAATATCAAAATAATGAATCAAATTCAAGGTTCCAATTCAGAAATCAATGCTTTATATAAAGATATAAAATTGTTAAATAAACAAACAGCGTTAACAACAAATTATTTAGATGAAATGATTATAGAAGCAAGATAA
- a CDS encoding YisL family protein: MLHMHIASWVLLIILFFAAYFNFSEKQGASPYFKPIHMVLRLFMLLVLISGFWVWIQSFSSGNAGGHMLLTLKMICGVAVVALMEVTITKRKKGQPSHSLLWTTIVVIILTIIIGIILPMGPITQMFGL, translated from the coding sequence ATGTTACATATGCATATAGCAAGTTGGGTATTATTAATTATTTTATTCTTTGCAGCTTACTTTAACTTTTCTGAAAAACAAGGAGCTTCACCTTATTTTAAACCAATTCATATGGTTTTAAGATTATTCATGTTACTTGTGTTAATTTCAGGCTTTTGGGTTTGGATTCAATCATTCTCATCTGGTAACGCAGGTGGACATATGTTACTGACATTGAAAATGATTTGCGGTGTAGCAGTCGTTGCATTGATGGAAGTGACAATTACTAAACGTAAAAAAGGTCAACCAAGTCATAGTTTATTATGGACTACTATTGTAGTTATTATCTTGACTATCATTATTGGTATTATTTTACCGATGGGACCAATTACACAAATGTTTGGTTTGTAA
- a CDS encoding fumarylacetoacetate hydrolase family protein: MKFLSFRHEGQTSYGVKVKREEAAWDLKKVFADFAEGEFHPKTLLNGLQQNQIVDFQEQVRKAVVAAEDSGNGDDYKVQFSEIEFLPPVTPTNNVIAFGRNYQDHASELNHEVQRLYVFTKAASSLTGDNSIIPNHKDITEQLDYEGELGIVIGKSGEKIPKGLALDYVYGYTIINDITDRKAQNEQDQAFLSKSLTGGCPIGPYIVTKDELPTPEDVNIVTKVNNEIRQDGNTGQMILKIDELIEEISKFVALHPGDIIATGTPAGVGAGMNPPKFLQPGDEIKVTIDNIGTLTNFIADK, encoded by the coding sequence ATGAAATTCCTATCATTCAGACATGAAGGACAGACATCTTATGGTGTGAAAGTTAAACGTGAAGAGGCTGCATGGGACTTAAAAAAAGTTTTTGCAGATTTTGCTGAAGGCGAATTCCACCCGAAAACATTATTAAACGGACTTCAACAAAACCAAATTGTTGATTTTCAAGAACAAGTTCGTAAAGCTGTTGTTGCAGCAGAAGATAGTGGCAATGGTGACGACTATAAAGTACAATTTAGCGAAATAGAGTTTTTACCGCCAGTCACGCCAACAAATAATGTGATTGCCTTTGGACGTAATTATCAGGATCATGCTAGTGAGTTAAATCACGAAGTGCAGCGATTATATGTGTTTACGAAAGCTGCTTCGTCATTAACTGGTGATAATAGCATAATACCTAACCATAAAGATATTACTGAACAGTTAGATTACGAAGGTGAACTTGGTATTGTAATCGGTAAATCAGGTGAAAAAATCCCTAAAGGTTTAGCACTAGATTACGTATATGGTTATACTATTATTAATGATATTACAGACCGTAAAGCCCAAAATGAACAAGACCAAGCATTCTTATCTAAAAGTTTAACTGGTGGTTGTCCAATAGGTCCTTATATTGTGACAAAAGATGAATTACCTACACCAGAAGATGTGAACATTGTTACGAAAGTAAATAATGAAATCCGTCAAGATGGTAACACAGGTCAAATGATTCTTAAAATAGATGAATTGATAGAAGAAATTTCTAAATTTGTGGCACTACATCCAGGTGATATTATTGCAACTGGTACACCGGCAGGCGTTGGTGCAGGTATGAATCCACCTAAATTTTTACAACCAGGTGATGAGATTAAAGTTACTATCGATAATATTGGTACATTAACTAATTTTATTGCTGATAAATAA
- a CDS encoding TetR/AcrR family transcriptional regulator, with product MDKRKEKSRQLIIENFIKLMQKKDIAKISMKDIAEASNINRGTIYLNFLDKYDILNQSLDFILAETIEKCESTMNLQQDGKANMREILITIDKQYFVLKQLIQKSDLNILRQTLSEKFMQNIKRKDNEITLQFLGSAIVGVIIWWIEHSRPCAIDELSNELWDLLEPHIDTFL from the coding sequence ATGGATAAAAGAAAAGAAAAATCACGTCAACTTATTATCGAAAATTTTATAAAGCTAATGCAAAAAAAGGACATTGCTAAAATATCTATGAAAGATATTGCCGAAGCTTCTAATATTAATAGAGGTACGATTTATTTAAACTTTTTAGATAAATACGACATACTTAATCAATCATTAGATTTTATATTAGCTGAAACAATTGAAAAATGCGAGAGTACGATGAACCTTCAACAAGATGGTAAAGCAAATATGCGTGAAATACTCATAACTATAGATAAACAATATTTTGTCTTGAAACAATTAATACAAAAATCTGATTTAAATATATTAAGACAAACACTTTCCGAAAAATTTATGCAAAACATAAAACGAAAAGATAATGAAATAACATTACAATTTTTAGGTTCGGCAATAGTAGGTGTTATTATATGGTGGATAGAGCACTCTAGACCCTGCGCTATTGATGAATTAAGTAATGAACTATGGGATCTGTTAGAGCCACATATTGATACATTTCTATAG
- a CDS encoding CoA-disulfide reductase → MNKIVVVGAVAGGATVASQIRRLDQESEIVVFEKDRDMSFANCALPYYLGNVVDSRDKILEATPEAFYDSKNIIVKTYHEVTTINDDSQTITVYDHMKDTSFEEHYDTLILSPGCSANSLNLNSPIAFTLRNMEDTDAIETFIEQQNVKKALVVGTGYIGLEILDNLYERGITPTLIHRSTHINKLMDQDMNQAIIDEMDKRHIAYRFNEEITKVDGNDVYFSSGKVETFDLIVEGVGVKPNSEFIQSSNITLDNKGYIPVNDQFQTNIPNIYALGDIITSHYRHVDLNAHVPLAWGAHRGASIIAEQLAGNPKVKFKGFLGSNIVKFFDYTFASVGLSPQELKHFDYGIVEVNQGEHAGYYPGNKKLHLRVYFDKVNRRIIRAAAVGEKGVDKRIDVLSMAMMQKLTIDELTEFEVAYAPPYSRPKDIINMIGYKARNK, encoded by the coding sequence ATGAATAAAATTGTAGTCGTTGGTGCAGTTGCTGGAGGCGCAACTGTAGCTAGTCAAATAAGAAGATTGGATCAGGAAAGCGAGATTGTTGTTTTCGAAAAAGATCGTGATATGAGTTTTGCCAACTGTGCCTTACCTTACTATTTAGGCAATGTCGTTGATTCACGCGACAAAATACTTGAAGCAACGCCAGAAGCTTTTTATGATTCTAAAAATATAATTGTAAAAACGTACCATGAAGTGACGACTATAAATGATGATTCACAAACAATTACAGTCTATGATCACATGAAAGATACTTCATTTGAAGAACACTATGATACTTTAATATTAAGTCCTGGATGTAGTGCAAATTCGTTGAACTTAAATAGTCCTATAGCATTTACTTTAAGAAATATGGAGGATACAGATGCAATTGAGACTTTTATTGAACAACAAAATGTAAAAAAAGCACTTGTTGTAGGTACGGGTTATATAGGCTTAGAAATTTTAGACAACCTTTATGAACGTGGTATCACGCCTACTCTAATCCATCGCTCAACTCACATTAATAAATTGATGGATCAAGATATGAACCAAGCTATTATTGATGAAATGGATAAACGTCATATCGCTTATCGTTTTAATGAAGAAATAACAAAAGTAGATGGTAACGACGTATATTTCTCCTCTGGTAAAGTAGAAACTTTTGATTTAATTGTCGAAGGTGTAGGCGTAAAACCAAATTCAGAATTTATCCAATCATCGAATATCACTTTAGATAATAAAGGTTATATCCCTGTTAATGACCAATTTCAGACTAATATACCAAATATATATGCGCTTGGTGATATCATAACATCACATTATAGACATGTTGATTTAAATGCACACGTGCCACTTGCATGGGGGGCACATCGTGGTGCAAGTATCATTGCCGAACAATTAGCAGGTAACCCTAAAGTGAAATTCAAAGGCTTTTTAGGTTCAAATATCGTAAAATTCTTCGATTATACCTTTGCTAGTGTAGGCTTATCGCCACAAGAATTAAAACATTTTGATTATGGCATAGTCGAAGTTAACCAAGGTGAACATGCGGGATATTACCCTGGAAATAAAAAATTACACTTACGCGTTTATTTTGATAAAGTTAACAGGCGTATTATTCGTGCTGCAGCAGTTGGAGAAAAAGGTGTAGACAAACGTATCGATGTCTTATCGATGGCAATGATGCAAAAATTAACAATTGATGAACTGACAGAATTTGAAGTTGCTTATGCACCACCATATAGCAGACCTAAAGATATTATTAATATGATAGGCTATAAAGCTCGAAATAAATAA